Part of the Lolium rigidum isolate FL_2022 chromosome 6, APGP_CSIRO_Lrig_0.1, whole genome shotgun sequence genome, TGCGTTTATATCAAAAGCTTCATATCATAATTCATAGCATATTTGTGGTTCCACTAGTATGCACTCGTCCTACTTAAAGTCTGAAATCCACGATTCAATTGTAACCCTCTTTTGTTTTCAATTTGATAGCAGCTGCAATTCCTTTGAGCCACAGCTTGAAGATCATCATCCTCTGTCCTTAGACAGCCAAAAGTACAAAGTTCAGCCACACATAACAAAATGAGTCACAATATTACCGAGGATGATATAGAAGACGTACCACGTTCAGATGCAAATTCACCAATTTTGACTGAATATCACATCACGGTTCCTGCTCTACATGACGGACTAATGCAAAAGGAAGATCATCATGAAAGACGGCTTCTGGATTTCCTCAAAGCAACTCCTTCTGTGCAATGGCTAAAGGAAATAAACCTTTGTGCACCACTGGGAAGTTTTAAGCTACCATCGATCGGCATCCACCGCTATCTCCATGTCCACTTCGTCAGAAGAATCGAGTGGAGCACACTCTTCACCATTTGCAAGAACCTTCTCAAGCATCCTCTGAACATTGCTCTTCTCATCTGGCTGCTCTGTGTTGCCGCTGCTGGTGCCATGTTAGGACTGCTCCTGCTAGGATTGTTGAACGAGGCATTTCCTTCCAAGGCCTTGAGAGACCACTGGATAGAGATCGACAACCAAATCCTCAACGCCCTTTTCACTCTCATGAGCATATACCAGCATCCCAGCTTCATCCACCACCTTGTTCTCCTCTGCCGGTGGAGGCCAGAGGACGTCGCCGACCTTAGAAAGGTTTACTGCAAGAATGGCACCCAGCGGCCTAATGAGCGAGCACACATATCCTTCGTGGTGGCCCTCCTCCACATCACTTGCATCTCTCAGTACGTTGACTGTAGCCTGTACTGGGGCTTCCCCAGCAGATCACGTTCCGAGTTCGCCGAtaacttcttcttcatcctcggaGTCACTGCGCCTGTTGTTGCGGGAGTGTACACCGTATACAGCCCTCTAGGCAGAGACGTCGATGATGCTGCCTCCTGTGAAGAAACCAAGCATCCTTACACAACAGAAGTCGAATCGGCCGAAGCAATAACAGTGGTCGGCAACCCGATGTGGGCAGGGGAGCTGATCGACTGCAGCGAGGATCCCACGGCGTGCTACCTATCGTTCCTGTGCACATTCTGCGTGTTCGGCTGGAACATGGAGCGGCTCGGGTTGGGCAACATGTACGTGCACACCGTCATGTTCCTGCTACTGTGCGTCGCGCCGTTCTGGGTGTTCAACATCACGGCACTCAACATTCACGACTACGTGCTCAGCGACGCCTTCGGTGCTGCAGGGATCGTCCTGTGCTTCTTTGGGCTTCTGTACGGGGGTTTCTGGAGGATCCAGATGAGGAAGAAGCTCGGGCTGCCCAGAAGCAGGTGGTGCTGCGGCTCAGCGTCACTGACGGACTACGTGCAGTGGCTGTTCTGCTGGCCATGCGCGCTTGCGCAGGAGGTCCGCACGGCGAACCTGTACAACGTGGAGGATGGTAGTTTCTACGGGAAACTGGTGGACGGTGGTGATCCAGAGAGTGGACCGGCATCGATGGTTGCGCCAGAAGTGCCGGTCTCGTTTGGAGTGCGAGAGGGGAACCACGTTGTTGTCAAACTGGCGATGGAAGGCGAAATGATACAACCCGTCCAACCGGTGGTAGAGTCTGGACGGCAGAGGCAAGCTGGTGATGAAGAAATTGTGGCAAATGGTAGCAGCCAGCTAAAAAGTTGACCCACAGCTGTTGGATGGTGACTGATGTTGTATAGTATGCGGAAGCTGACGAATAGATCTTCCTTTTTGGGATTGATGTCATCATTTGACATTCTTATGCTCTTGGTTTGTCATGTTCTCTTTTAGGACTTTAGGTCGTTAGTCATTAGTTAGTCCATTTCTGATCAGGTCAGCTACTGGAACACTGTAACAGGTGTCATCTACTCATCTTTTCGTGTTCCTTTTTATAAGAGAAAAAAACCTCATATGATTACTATGAGGCTCTTACTATGATAATTATGAAATATTAAATCACCATGTTGATGCCAGAAAGTAAGAACTGACTAGTGTCGTGTTTAAGCCTCCGACTGACGAATAGTGCACTAGGTTAGGCCGTGTATACCAGTAACTTCAGAAGGAATTAGCTGGAACCAGTTCAAAAGGAGATTCTTACTCATGTATCTGGTAGACTTCGGCAATCTGTGCCCTTTCCAAGTGTGAAATGCCTGCCTCTTTGAAGACAGCTTTAAAGTGAACCGATACTATGTGCTTTATCATTCACGGTGGAGAACAAAAGTTGCCGTTGCTTGCAGAAAAGTGAGAGGTACAGTTGTAGTATATAAGCTTCAGGATACAGAGACATAGCCATCTCTACTTCAGAGCTGCCTGAGAAGTCGTGGCTGCACCTGCACAGTACCTAGTAGGGTCCTGTTCTACTCGCTCGGAAGCCATGGCTGTAAGTTACTACTACTCAGTTCTTCTGTTCATGCAACAGTATATTTGTATCTGAAGTTCTGAATTATTGTGCAACTAGAAGTAGAACATCCGTATCCTTCTCTACAGCTTGAGCCTGAAAGTGTATTCACATGGCAACTGCAGGTAGTGGAGTTGAAGGTTGGGATG contains:
- the LOC124666799 gene encoding uncharacterized protein LOC124666799 — translated: MSHNITEDDIEDVPRSDANSPILTEYHITVPALHDGLMQKEDHHERRLLDFLKATPSVQWLKEINLCAPLGSFKLPSIGIHRYLHVHFVRRIEWSTLFTICKNLLKHPLNIALLIWLLCVAAAGAMLGLLLLGLLNEAFPSKALRDHWIEIDNQILNALFTLMSIYQHPSFIHHLVLLCRWRPEDVADLRKVYCKNGTQRPNERAHISFVVALLHITCISQYVDCSLYWGFPSRSRSEFADNFFFILGVTAPVVAGVYTVYSPLGRDVDDAASCEETKHPYTTEVESAEAITVVGNPMWAGELIDCSEDPTACYLSFLCTFCVFGWNMERLGLGNMYVHTVMFLLLCVAPFWVFNITALNIHDYVLSDAFGAAGIVLCFFGLLYGGFWRIQMRKKLGLPRSRWCCGSASLTDYVQWLFCWPCALAQEVRTANLYNVEDGSFYGKLVDGGDPESGPASMVAPEVPVSFGVREGNHVVVKLAMEGEMIQPVQPVVESGRQRQAGDEEIVANGSSQLKS